Genomic DNA from Echeneis naucrates chromosome 14, fEcheNa1.1, whole genome shotgun sequence:
AAATACTACATCAAATGTCAATCAAAGCTATTTTCAAAAAGGAAGACTACACAAGATAAACcgcaaaaaaaaccccaacagtcatcatttattttctgaatattcCAGCAGATGGTCTACAGCACATCAGCTCATAATCtagacataaacaaaacaagacaagcaAACTCTGGAACATTTGGAACAATTCAAGCTCTTCCATCAGTTTTCACCTACCTCCACCTACATTCAACAAGAAAGCACAAAGCCTTGTGTCACTGTCTTGACTTGAGATCTTCAGGAGTACATGCCCCTGAGAAATCACTGCATCTTAAAATAATAACACTTCATTCTGAGCCATTGACACCCACAAGTGTCAATAAAATGTCTGGTTTTACTTAATTCAATGTTGTGTGAGCTGCGCACAAATCTCTTTTAGCTGTGGCGTCTTTTCCCTCAGTGTGTGGAGCTTCAGCTGACTTCACATCAGAGCTGGCTGTAAGCGCTGTCACCCTCTGGGCAAGCCGCTCCAGGACCAGGTCAGCAGCAATGGTAAGACTGTGCTGAAACAACAGAGGATtataacaacacaacatcaaaaaaGATGTACAGAGGTAAGTTGGTAGGTGGTAGGGTGCAGCAGTTGTGTTCTGTGTCAGTGCATTTGAAGGCATAAGAGAGACAAAGCTGATGATGCGCATGAATTGATATCTTAATTTTTCAAGTCTTGGTTGTCATTTTTCTGTGGCTTGATTGTTTTGTTGGATAATTTAAGTTGCTCAGTGATGATGACTGGCGGTAAAAGATACATCAGGCAAAGGCTGAAAATctacatttcattaaaatgttttgattatCTCAATTACAGGTTGTGTTTCTTCTGGTGGCCACTAGAGGTCAGCACTAATTAGTTACTTGTTTCAACTGGCTACTCAGCTGGACATAATCTCTTTTCTCTATTGAAGACTAAACCTGAGTTTTTACTTCAGAAGCACATGAGCTGTAATGCAGAACAACTGGAGACACTGACCTGGGAGGAAGCTACACTACAGCATTATGGATCTACACACCTGTAAAATATGAAGCCCCTTCAGTGCGAGGACAGCCAGCTCTCTCAGACCGTCCCCAGTCAAGTCTAAGTAGATGATGGACAGCACAGGACTCTTGAAGCTCCGcctccactgcagctgaaactgtcCGCCGCCTGCTGGACTAAACTTGTAACACAAAAGTTcctgcagagcagagacaggaagaagacagTGTTGTAACAGCTCACTACATCAGTCAGTGATGATATCTGATATTCTGTcaggggctggagccaatcccagctgacactggtcAAGAACTGgaacatcctggacaggtcaccggtcaCTGTGTGTCAGTCAGAAGACAAACAATCTTTCATGTTCACATTCCCACCTACGGGCAACTCAGAGTCACCAATAAATTGCACGTCTTTGGACTGTGAAAGAAAGCTGGAGAACCTACAGggaacacagacaaaaatgtcCAAGGCTGAGGAGTCAAACTCAGAACCTCCTCGGGGCAGGTGCTGCTGGCACCACTGTGGTGTCCAGCAGCACAACAAGATTGTATTCATCCATTTCTGTAAATagtccaccaaaaaaaaaaaaaaatcatcaacttCCTCCTTTTTGACCAAGAATTCTTTAAAGCTGCGATGGCCAGCTGGgtcttttttaatgaaaaggtAACGTGTGTGTCTAGTAGACACAAGTATGCTTGAAGTTGACAGCAACTTCAGATGCTGCAGAGTCAGAGAGCATGAAGAGAGATGGACTAGCACtaaaaatgaactttaaaaaGATTCTAAAAAACAGAATATCACCAGCATTATCCTATAAAGTTCTATTAATAAAGTCCATGAGAAAAGAGAATCTCTCACCTGTCCATATGTTCCCAACAGCACTTCCTTCTGTCCATCAAAATCCAGGTCAATGACAAGAGCACAGAGCACTGCGTCCCATTGGTCACTCTCCGAGAggcagacagagtgagacaaaCCACACTCCTGGATGTCCCTgagagcacagacagacagataaatcaCTGAATTCACAAAAGCTACACAAAAGAGGAAGTCTCAGTAACTCTACCTGTACACAACGGCCATCTCTATTGTGCTGGTTACCAGCAGGTTGTAGCTTTTCACTTCCAAGCCTGAAATGAAAACGCAATAACCTTGCAGTTCACTGCAGTAGGTGAAAAGGAGTCAAACAACAGCAGTAGTAGAGCAGTAGCATACTTGTGTCACCTATGGCCTGGTTGGGCTCAATCTGGCAGCTCAGGGGAAACAGCAGCACTGTAGAGATTGGACTGTCAAACTGGACCCGCCAGCTCTTCAAGACCTCTGAggaataaaatacacaatatccttaaaacacaaactaacaCAGCTGAAGTGTATCAATGGTTGTTGTATCTTTCATTCCCTGTAAAGAAAGGACAGAAATTCATGTTTAATAACAACGAAAAATACTTACCACTCCACGATGATGTGACAATGCTGTTGATGAAAAGGTCAGATACACTACAAGTACAGACAATATCATCACTAGAAGTTacatcaaaattaaatttgacaCTACAAATCAAATAATGCAACTGTTACAAATACAGTTTGTCACAGGACAGAAGCAGGCTGTTTATGGGGTGTGACAACAAGGTTAGAACCAGAGGAAACAACCTTGAAAAGACGTGTGAACACAGAATGAGagctgtttcttcttcctctccttacCCTGCCAATATTTTAGAAATACAGAATCTTTTGACATTGTAAGGACAAATGTGTTACACTGTGGGATTGCTACATGGACATTGGTGTCCTTGCTTCACTGTGGGGATTTTAATAGCAAGGAGGGGGCAATTAGGGGCCATTAGGGAGACATTTGACATGTCACAGCTGTGGATAGTAAAACAGGGTCCTGGTGCTGTTCATGCTGCCtcacattttcacatctaaCTAGAACAGGATCATTcttaatgtataaaaataaaacttgagcTCTCCCGTCAATAACAACTGTCAATATCTGTTGTGAAATAGGTGGAATTCAGACTGCAAAGGGTTGCATGATATGCAAAAGACATCATAGATATTATGTGGCAGATACTAAGATTGGTATTTCAGTTCAAATTATCAAGTGTCATTTGCACcgacaaatgttaaaatgaggaatttttatttttatttttattttttttggaggcGGGTGTTCCTTTACATCTGGAGAGTATCTTTTTGAGGTCAGGAGAGCTCAATAACTATCACTTATGTTGTGACATATTTTACAAATCTTGCCATTTGGATATTGCGCTTAACTGTGTTGggatattttttatattttaaatatataaaaaaaaaaagtttcagacaCATATCCCAGCCCTTTCTGTGAAGAGTTTACATGTTTTcctggtgtctgtgtgtcatcctcacacaaaaacattgacaTGAGGTAAATTGGTGACTCAGCCCATGCGCCCCTTCTGCTGGCACTGTACTAAATGAGCTAAAAACCCAGATTATTATTGACGCTATGTTACTTAATTTACTCGTCCTTCATGTATAACGGCAGTAaggatcattcattcatcatgcATTTGTGGAGAATAACTAACAGCATGGAGCTTTAAAATCAGCTGTATGGATTGTGTCAATACTGGAATTTATTCAAATGCTTTAGAGCAGTGCTCTGAAAATAATTCACATCAGTTTTGTTGAGACTTGGACCAAGAAGAACAAGGAAGCAGACATGAATGTTcctttgtcttattttgttgtttataatAATGCTGACAGTGATCTGACATGAATACAGCAATAGCCTCCcttttctgcctgtgtgtttgtatatacaGATGTTTTTCTCGCCCCTGTAAGAACAGGAGGAATGACACAACATCCTTGTCTGCGTTTGAGTCCAGTGACCTCTGGTAATTTTCTCAATTTTGTAATAGTAGTCCATTCGATCAGAATTAGGACAATGTAAAAGAAGTCACTTGAGTCTGAGCCTGAATTAAGGTTGATGCATACTAGACTTTCATCACAGCATAAGTGCTGTGGAAAATTTCTAAATTACATTCTATTCTATTTGTCTGACTCACCTGGTCCAGTCTGGTTCACTAAAGCCAATCCAATACAGCCGTTCTGACAGCCAAATGCAGAGATTCGCTGACCATTGGCTAAAGTCAACATGTCCAACCACAGCACACTgcacagagggaggaggaacacagcacagcacataTACAATTATATCTAGGATTGTTGACAATGTCTGGtgcaacaatgacaaaaaatgtataGAAGTTTTGCAGTTTTACATGATCCATAACACCTTATAACCAGATATTTCTtcatgatattattattattattttcatgccccacaataagaaggttgtgggtttggttcccaggcctggggcctttctgcgtggagtttgcatgttctccccgtgcttacgtgggtttcctcccaccgtccaaagaaatGCGTGTTTGGGctagttggtgactctaaattgtctgtaggtctgagtgtgagtggttgttggtctctgtctgtctctgtgtgttggccctgtgatggactggtgacctgtccagggtgtacactgtcctcgcccagagtgagctgggattgactccagtaCTCCCACAACTCAGAAAttgataagcagttgaagatgaatgaatgaatgaatgaaggccATAAAATAGGTTTGTATTGTTTCATGAAGAGAGGTTTCAACCATCTATATTTTAACAGTATTAAAACAATCAGACCAAAACTGAGGGCTAGTTCACCGTTGGCAGCCAGATCACAGGATGGGCAGATCCCCGGACCAAGGCCCTCACTTTCTACTCATGGTCAATTTGGTATGTTGGCAATGTCCctaaattatttctgtttttgttgtattttatcttttgcctttattttccTATCCATCCCCACCACATCCATCCACAGCTTCCAGAGCTACAGTCAGCACAGACTCACTTGctgggcagttgttgtagttcAGGGAAAAGTCTCTCTACTGGCTGCTCTTCAAACTGGTGCAGGGAAACATTCTGTGGGAAAAACGTAGTTCAGACTCAATGAAGCTCTGTTTGCAGCAAAAATAGAAGATGTCTCCCAAAATATGCAAAACTCATCACTGTCACGTTTAGTCTTTCTCCCTCAAGTGTTTATCTctttaaatctgtaaatctTCTGTCTGACAGGACACGTGCCTTAATGTGAACAGCTGTTTCTGTGATCAAGGATGGCCTCGAAagctctgctctttttttttctttagcactGTTTCATGAGAACTGGACAAATCTATCAACAGAACTAAACCAAAGCTCCATAACAGCCTCTAAGCTTAGATCTGACAGTTTAAATTAAGGAATCTTAAATTCTAATAAATTAATAGACTAGATAAGGAACACGTACATTGTTCTTTTCAGATATTCATGATAATatcatttatgttttaatttccactacaaaaaaactaacaaaaatcccccccccccaaaaaaaaaaaaaaaaaaaatagacaacaaATTTAAGTagtcaaataatgaaacaaataagGTAAAGTCATAGGTTCAGTGTTTTCAAAgtctcacacagacatacacacaggtCCAATCTGTGAGCTGACCTCCTTGTACAGGTGGATCCTCTGGTCATGGCCGCTGAGCAGAAACACAGTCTCACTACCTCCATCGTCACAGTggactctgacacacacaggaaaggtTATCCAGTCACACTCTGTTATATGTTCAGCAACACTGATGACAGTTGTTCTCATCTTTAAGAAGAAACTGATCTTATTACCTGTAACAATAATGAGCGAAGATTGTAAGAGTAGCTAGAATTGGAAAGCAGCTGCCGTGGCTCTTTTGTTTACTATACTCAATGATCACATCATAGTGTAGATGTAGATGTGGAGAGTGGAGATGCATTGAACAAAGAATACTAATGAAAAGACTGTGTGTCACACTGTTCTTTTTGTTTAAGCTTTGCCACTACCACCACCAGCGTTTTGTCCATCCCAGGTTCCTGAAGGAAAAACTATTCTAAAGAGTGTGACAGACCAACGCCAACAACAGACCTGCGTGCTTTACTGGTTTACACTCTCAAAGACTTACTCTGTATGGTAGAGCTGGAAGGGTGTGAACTGAAGTTCCAGATTCAGACAACTTTCTGCAATGAGAGAGAAGCCAACATGAGAAGGTGAAAAATCTGGTAGAGTGAGCACAACCATGTCCTGTCACTCACGTGCAATAGACTCTAGGTTGAACTCTGAGCCAGGCTCATAGTCACAGTAGATGTTCAGGAATGGAGTTGCTTTGTCACCAGAGTCCTGCAGAAGATCAGCCATAGGGGAAGCAGCTTTAAATGTGGAAGGTTTTCACAACATTTCAAGTAAACCACACACGTGAACTTTAATACTACCTTTATGAATGTGATGCCCACCACCAGGCCTCTCTTGGGTGGAGACTTGGTGAAGGCGTCAATTGATACAATTTCAGCAtcaactagaaaaaaaaaaaggttggatCAATTCTTTGCAACATCAACCaacagtcaacacacacagaggacacataAATGCAGTACAAGCTTCAGGACAAGCTTACTGCATTcctaaaaaataattacatttttacttcCAACTGTTTCAGAGTTATGGTTTTATGTCACTATTTGAAGCACTGAAATGAATAAAGAGAATTGTTAAATATTGGTTGCCTATGAAATGGTGAGCTCCCCAAGCACATTTCATAAAACTGGTTTTGACACAGATAAAAGTGGGTTGGCAGTTCAAAGCAGGAGCTGGAAAAATCACATCTGGAAAACTACATCAGGAAATCTATGTGTTTCCTGCAACACAGGAAGGATACCCATAAGCACAAATTAATCTATTAGTGCTGTTATTGGTTTCTTTGAGTTTTAAGCTAGAGACACCATCTTGAGAGGATCAGCGCTAAAAGAAGGCTTctgcatttaaaacaacaaagtgaGCCTATAATGCTTCAGTTATACATTtaacattgattaaaaaaattataattcaaTGTAAACTTAAGTTTCATTTGAGGATTTGTGTAATTAAGATTTTACATTCAGTAATAATTAGCAATTATATGTCTgaaactttttatttcatatttaaaatataaaaaatatcccaacacaacacagttaaGCGCAATATCCAAATGGCAATATTCAGATCCTTTCCTTTACTGTGATGTTTGAGTTTCACTGTGCAGCTTGATGTATGTGCAGACTCTTACATAAGATGCTTTTTATAGATTCATTAAAGGAGGTAGGAGATATTGATATAaaaattaacattattattatctatTTTTAAAGTGCAAGACCAGGTGAAGAAGTGGGCCAAGAAGATACAGATGAAATAGATGTTTTGTGTCTAAGTTATATTTTTGAACTAGAGACTATttacatattcagattcagagaaaatgtgtgtgttggcttcTTATAATATGGAAGCACTTTACTCATTTTTTGTGTATACAAAAACCAAAGGAGACAAGACTATTTGACAAAGTAGGCTAACTTTATATGCCTTAAACCTTGTCTGAAGTGTAGTTTTGATTAAAAGGTAATAAAATTAGTCCAGTATAACTATATGTCCAaatataatcagaaaaaaaaatctgaggattATCAGCACAAAGTGATTAAATTACCCAGAGTCAACACTGTataaaacaactaaataattattaataattattattgatgTATTAATGTGAATCTGGTTGCAGCCATTAACCATTTTAAATGCATTGGGCTGTTGAATCTATAGCAGGGCAGCATCTTTACTAGGCccctaatttattttttaagctaATAATAGATtttataataatacattttatttataaagcatgTTCAACAGTGCTCAAAGATGCTTTACAGGTAGCAATCAATAAAATGTAGATctgacagaataaataaaaccacaacaataacaacaagcAGAGATGGTTAGAAAAAACAATagaaagtaataataataaagccaaACAGACAATCAAACATTAATGGCGTATTTGAAGAGGTCATTTCTGGGCAATTAACTgaattaatatataaaatagaCAAACGAATTTGCatgatattaaataataaaatgaatgtaaaaaaaaaatctgttttattgcaTGCCATATTTGTACTGAAGCATATTGCTGGAGGTAATGGACTGTGATTATTGTGATGATAAACCGAAGCAAATACTCCATTGTATCCTATTTTACCAAATAATCCAAACGGATTGAAAGACATGAGCCTGGCAGTGGCAGCAGTGTGTTGGTGCAGTCATACCTGGGATGTAGGTGAACTGGATCTCCTTGGCCACAGGGCggattttctgctgcagctcctggtACCTGAAACTCACCACCTTCCCTTTGAGCGTGGCCGCTAACAGCTCCTGCTGGCCGGCCTGACACAGCCCATAGATGTTGCTCTGTGACGGGAAGCGACTGAAGCTTTCCTCCACGAAGGGGTACGACTCCCCGAGCATCCTGCGCAGGAAATAACCGACTAACCGACTTTAGCACCGAAGTTTGGCAGGTGCAGATTTCATTGTGCTCTCGGGTCTTAGATGCCCACCACCACTCTATTCACCACAGCTTTAAGCTAACACCGAAAAACCTGgctgtttatttgaaaatacagTCACACGACTAATACTTCCTGCTCTTCACGCTGAATGGcagctgttgttttattttatgcacCAGAGTCTTATTCCAGATACCTTTATTTCTGCCGCAGAGTAACTTCAACTGTTTACACACGGAACAAAACATCCGGGTTTGAGCAAAGCTGCCTTCAAGATAATCGGATATGTGAGATTCAGCGATCTGTATTGACTGTGTTTCCGCTCTATGGCTCGGCCTAAAGGGTCAAATaaggtgaaaaataaagcatttaagGCAGAGATTACACTTGGGTTGACTTTGCATCTCCCACTTTATCCTACACCTTTGAAATAATTTCGTTTTTTCTCTTGTTTAGTTTTGATAAATTGTAAAAGCATAATTTTAATCTTTACTCTTTCATTCTTGACAGGTTCGACCCCTGCTGGGTGAATATAACTGGTTATTCTATGACCAAAGTCACAGAGGAACTTTAGTCGttatcttttttctctctttttacttttttacttaaTTTACACAGACCCTGAAGGGAACACGCGGTGTTTCTTCTTCGTGATTTCGATAACAAACTTTATCGCTTAAATCACATGGACACTCCTGCCCCCAGCGGTTCCAGTCTGCCACTGCCAGCgagttttctttcttcaaaattGATTATACTCCACTGCATTTTATTGAGACTCTCTTTAGCTTTATCCAAATAAAAAGCGTCAAAAATACAGTAATGAATGTAATctacaaaagcaaaatgtttgtCCATTCAGAGTCAACTGTATATGATGCAAAAATCATCGTGTGTGTGCAATTCTTTATGAAATTGTCATACCATAGGCGAACTTGAAAGCATATAAGAAAGTGCTATTGTCATTAGAAATGCCTTTTTCTTGGTCAGTCTGCAGTCTGCCACATGAAGATTTGTCCACCAGATGTCAGAGGAAACTCAGTGAGGGGAAAGTTGTATGTCTCACTGCTGCTAAGCCTTGTTCCCAAGAGCAGAGATAAACTGCAGCCACTATAAACGCTGTTGGATTTACACTCATGATGAGCAAGtttattgaaatgaatgtcTAGTCCAGTGAACATTCACACGCTTTAATGTTTCTTTCTGAATTGAGAACGACTGTAATGTCCTAAATGGACACATTCTACAGTTGATGTGTGCTGTAAGACAGACAGATTTCTATGAGAAGTTTCTCAGACATTTTCAAGAGAAACTTGCACTTGAAACAAGAGAAAGTTTGAAAGAGCATCATTTTCAGCTCAAACATTATTTAATGGACCGCTTACTCACTACAATGAGATCGAAACACTCAGGACTCTCTCATTTTCATCCTCACCAAAGTCATGTCAGTAAGGCCATGAGATATATACTGTAAGACTGACAGCCAGGGAGAAACATTCAGTAAATTAAACTGCAGACACACCTTCATTCCACGGGATCATGGATCACTGATCTTAATGAACAATCCGAGGCCAAGTCTAGCCCTACAATGAAACAGACAGCTTTTCCATCAAATTATATCTGATTAGTTTGAAATTTATAGCAGACTTGGTGTAATTTACTACAGCACAGTGAACTGCTGAGGACTTACCCGGCCCTCTGGAGaaattcctttttattttacactcataaaatataaatctgtaaTAATTACATGTCTGAACCTCATAAGATTAGCAATAATGAACAACAAAGCTGAATGGCAGCAACTACAAACTATATCTCCTCATGAAGTATAGAAACGGTGGGAGGGAAAGTTTCTCTTGCCAGGAACAGAAACACTGGACAACTGCAGGTCTCCAGGTACTCCTCTGGAGGTGAGTTCTTGAACTCCAATGGCCCAGACATTGACTAAACCGAACAAATATGAAGTTGTTGTCAATTATGAAATTACTGTGGTTGTCAAAAgttcaaatgtaatgaatgaaattcaaataaataggtGTAaacagtgtgtccaaacctttgactggtaccAAATATAAAACTTACATCCCCCCAGGTTGTGAATACTGCCTATAAAGGGATATACAATAGAAGTAGCAACCTTTGGTTTTATAACTTTTCAAAGACTGTTACTGCTGTTGGACctttacacagtgtgtgttacaTTGTCCAGGGTATGCGGCTGGGGTGAGACAGAAGGAGGTGAGCCCTGAGAGCTGGTGGTGCATATTGCGACAGTTCAGAGGTGGCAGTGTGCTACACCCCCACTTCTCCTAATGCCATCTGGTAATCCCTCTGCAGGATTACTGTCCACTGTAATCACTCATCCTCGACACTGACACACCTCACCTCACTGCAACTCCTGACTCataacatacatacacacacagacacgcacacacacaggtatctTGCATAAGAAGTTTATATTGGCTATACATGGATGTAAAAACAGGTTGAGCATCACTGTGCAGTTATTCCCTTCACTGacataataacaacaatgatGCAAATTAAAACTTGAATCTGCAGTGAGAATATGATAAtggctttatttctttatttagcTGAACATTGTGGAGATATATTTGAAGCTTTACGTAGTTTATAAAACAGGATTCATAACAACATTACTGTGACAACAGTGacaacaaactgtaaaatgctTGTTTGATATCAGATAACAATGAAACAATAGAAAAAAGGCAATAGGTCAATATACAGTTGATAAAGCTCTAAAATTGTACTATAGTTATGTTtatctgaaatgtgtttttattattttataagttgtttttttttttcataatttttattttgggtCCTCTGTTTAGGAACCTAGGTTCATATAATCGTTTCTGTTAGTTCTGCGAAGACAAAACCTAATTCATACTCCATAATACTAATGGTTTAATACTGCAGGGGGTGTTTTTCTGCAAAACCAGTACTTCTACTCGCGAGACTTAAAGGGAATTTTGCAGCTAATACATTGGGACACCTGTGTCATACCTGATACCTCTAATGTTACCTATGCAGGAATTACTCAATGTGACCTGACAATATTACAACATAGAGATCCCATAATAAACTGGAAGTAGTGAAGGTTCTATCAGAAATATGTTGTTCATTCAAACGGCACAGGGGAAAACAGCGGCTTGCGCTGCGTATTTGCTTTAGACTTGCAAGCCGAGCATTCAATCCCCTCTCCCAGCTGGAGGCATGCCGGTGACTGAAACCTTGGTGTTTGGTTGATTTGACTAAGCAGTCACTCCCAGTGTTGGTCCCCCACCAGACAATTGAAGTAGCctgataaaaagataaaaatttcagggagtagtagtagtagttttgTATGACAAATAACATTCAGGTCTGTAGGCCTGATCATTCTCAGGCTTTCATTGCTGCTTTTCTCATCTCTGCCACTGTGTTATATAAAGTTGCATGGAGCATATAATCCAAATATAAGATCAAATATGAACAGGCCAAATGATGTGGACATGTTTTTCCATGTTTAATTAGTTCATTTGTAACAACATTTATCCATCTTTTAGTGAAGTGatgtcattttcattaaatCTAGCTGCTGGAATTTGATCTAATTCAACTAActgaaatgtaataataattataaaatatccAAAATAATGGTAATTTATTGACACAATAccaatcaataaaaatgaaaagatatcCTTTTTTCTATCTCGGAAATTTGGGGAAGTACAATTGCACTTGGCAAACCAACTGCTTGTTTTTGAGTCAACTTCATAACTTGAAATGATTACttgaattgtatttattttctagCACCTCGGTTTGAATGTTCTCCACTCTCCACTTTAAGTCTATCCATCTATAGTTTCAGAGGGGAGGACAAAACAGACAGCTGTTTAAGTAGATATAGTCTGGACATTTTAccatacaggaaaaaaaaatatcttaaaatgATATCTTCTCTTGCTTGCTCATTGAAAAGCCCAAAATCTGTAAATGAggtatttttgttcatttcagaaCTGACTGCTTGACCCAAAACAGCaatctttcatttttcaataaagTCAGTGTGCACCAGAGGTTTGACctttaaacataaacaaaaaattgATGAAAAGCTGACGGATGAATAGAGAAAATAAACCAGATAAGCCTGCTAATTTTAGAAATTATGTTTAGAAAAGACATAATTGCATTACATAATTTTTCAAATGCAGACTTGCAATTGAAAGCGTTAAAGTTACAATATGTAGTTTGTCAACTTCAGAATGTCATATAATTTTATGTTGTTCAATCAGTGAAGGAGCAAAAATGTATTGTGCctgttcattgtttgtttgtactGCACATGTTTATTTTAGTTGTGGGTGTGGTTTCACATATTTTGCTGTTCATGTGTATGTAGAGATACAAACAAAGAGGATGATATGTCAAAACTAATGGACCAATCtatgaatttatgaatttatGTGAAGTGTAAAGAGCTCAATCAAGCTCCTGACCCAGCCATAAATTGTAAATGAGGTTGGA
This window encodes:
- the kptn gene encoding KICSTOR complex protein kaptin isoform X1, with the translated sequence MLGESYPFVEESFSRFPSQSNIYGLCQAGQQELLAATLKGKVVSFRYQELQQKIRPVAKEIQFTYIPVDAEIVSIDAFTKSPPKRGLVVGITFIKDSGDKATPFLNIYCDYEPGSEFNLESIAQSCLNLELQFTPFQLYHTEVHCDDGGSETVFLLSGHDQRIHLYKENVSLHQFEEQPVERLFPELQQLPSNVLWLDMLTLANGQRISAFGCQNGCIGLALVNQTGPEVLKSWRVQFDSPISTVLLFPLSCQIEPNQAIGDTSLEVKSYNLLVTSTIEMAVVYRDIQECGLSHSVCLSESDQWDAVLCALVIDLDFDGQKEVLLGTYGQELLCYKFSPAGGGQFQLQWRRSFKSPVLSIIYLDLTGDGLRELAVLALKGLHILQHSLTIAADLVLERLAQRVTALTASSDVKSAEAPHTEGKDATAKRDLCAAHTTLN
- the kptn gene encoding KICSTOR complex protein kaptin isoform X2, giving the protein MLGESYPFVEESFSRFPSQSNIYGLCQAGQQELLAATLKGKVVSFRYQELQQKIRPVAKEIQFTYIPVDAEIVSIDAFTKSPPKRGLVVGITFIKDSGDKATPFLNIYCDYEPGSEFNLESIAQSCLNLELQFTPFQLYHTEVHCDDGGSETVFLLSGHDQRIHLYKENVSLHQFEEQPVERLFPELQQLPSNVLWLDMLTLANGQRISAFGCQNGCIGLALVNQTGPEVLKSWRVQFDSPISTVLLFPLSCQIEPNQAIGLEVKSYNLLVTSTIEMAVVYRDIQECGLSHSVCLSESDQWDAVLCALVIDLDFDGQKEVLLGTYGQELLCYKFSPAGGGQFQLQWRRSFKSPVLSIIYLDLTGDGLRELAVLALKGLHILQHSLTIAADLVLERLAQRVTALTASSDVKSAEAPHTEGKDATAKRDLCAAHTTLN
- the kptn gene encoding KICSTOR complex protein kaptin isoform X3; this translates as MLGESYPFVEESFSRFPSQSNIYGLCQAGQQELLAATLKGKVVSFRYQELQQKIRPVAKEIQFTYIPVDAEIVSIDAFTKSPPKRGLVVGITFIKDSGDKATPFLNIYCDYEPGSEFNLESIAQSCLNLELQFTPFQLYHTEVHCDDGGSETVFLLSGHDQRIHLYKENVSLHQFEEQPVERLFPELQQLPSNVLWLDMLTLANGQRISAFGCQNGCIGLALVNQTGPEVLKSWRVQFDSPISTVLLFPLSCQIEPNQAIGDTSLEVKSYNLLVTSTIEMAVVYRDIQECGLSHSVCLSESDQWDAVLCALVIDLDFDGQKEVLLGTYGQELLCYKFSPAGGGQFQLQWRRSFKSPVLSIIYLDLTGDGLRELAVLALKGLHILQSYHCC